The Thermodesulfobacteriota bacterium sequence TGGATTAGTTTGTTTGGTGACTCTGAATTTTCTACCAGATTTTTATCACTGATATTCGGCCTGCTTTCGATATTCATGGTTTATCGGGTGGGAAGTTTAATTTCTGATAGAGAGACAGGGCTCTTGAGTTCCTTAATATTAGCATTATCAGCATTTCACATCTATTATTCCCAGGAAATTAAAATGTATAGTCTCCTGTCTTTGCTTATTCTGCTCTCCATGTATTTCTTCATAAAAATTCTAAAGGGGAAAAATCTTATAGTCTCGATTGGTTATGTCGTATCCAGCACCTTTCTAGTGTATGTGCATTCCTTTGGCATATTTATCATAATAGCGCAGAATGTTTTTATCTTTACGCTGTTTCTATCATCCAAGCGGGAGGGTTTTGAGCTAAATTTAAGGAGATGGGTTTTACTGCAAGTTGTGCTAATTGCTCTATTCACACCGTGGATTATGATCTTAATAAAGCAAATATTGCGAGCACAAAGTGGATCTAAAATCGGTTGGATACCAGAACCTTCAATACATTCGATAATCAAGTCTTTTAAGCTGTATTCTGGGTCTAATTTATTACTTTGCCTTTTTCTAATATTATCTTTTTTTTCTTTAGCGACACATGAAAAATCACTGGGTAGAACGAATTGGAAAAAATCGCTTAACTCTACTGCTGGCAATAAAGGGTATGTTCGATTGTCTAATTTCTATAGAAATTATTTGTTATTGGTCTGGTTATTAACCCCAATCGTTTTGCCATTCGTGATTTCTAAGGTCTCAGCTCCGATTTATTGGTATCGGTATACGATAGTGGCCTCTTTGGCATTTTATCTATTGGTGGCGAAAGGAATAAGGAGCATAGGCAGTGGATACCTTAAGTTGGCTATAATTGGCTTGGTCATCCTAGGCTCCTTAGCGGGTATTCAGGGGTATAATTTGACGACTAACAAAGAACGTTGGAGGGAAGTAGTAGCCTACGTAGAAACAAATGCTGAACACGGGGATTTGCTTTTGTTTAATGCGGGTTATAGTCAGGTACCCTTCGATTACTATTCTAGAAGAACCGACTTAATTAAAAGGCCGTTTCCAGAAGACACAATAACCGTCGACAAAGAAAACATAAAAGAACTGGCAAATACTATAGAAGGTCATAATAGGGTTTGGGTTATACAATCTCATAGTGGCGACTCTGAGGGATTAATCAATAAGACGCTCGGTAAATCTTATAACTTATCCTATTACCAGGAATACGTCTCCATACCTTATGCTAGTGACAAAAAATATACTAGCATAGGGGTAAATCTATTCCAGAAAAAATGAGGAATATTTTTTCTTTCTTCATTTCCTTGTTTAAATAACATTTGCACTTATTTATTGCCTATGGCTGTACTGCCCAAAGATAAGTTTCGTACGGGGATATATGACTCCGTCCTCGAGGAACTGGAAAAAGAGGTATTAAAGGATCGGAGGTACACCTCTTACTTCTCCGGTCATAAAGCCCGGTACAGAAGCGACCTGCAGGTGATCGATAGTTATTACGCCGGAGGGGAGATTCTGGAAATCGGCTCTTTGCCTTGCCATTTAACCTATTGCTTGAAGCAGTTGGGCTATCCGGTTATTGGTTTGGACCTCTATCCAGAAAGGGGGGCTTCTTTTATTGAAAATCATGGTCTTGAGGTGCTAAAGTGCGATATAGAGAATGAAAGGATCCCGCTAGATGATGGCAGATTTGAGCTAATTTTATTCAACGAAGTTTTTGAGCACCTCAGAATAGACCCAATATCTGCCTTGCTAGAGGTGAGAAGAGTACTGAAACCCGGAGGCACTTTAATACTAACGACGCCAAATCTTTATTCTCTGGAGAACGTGGTCTCATTTTCTCTTGGGAAAGGTCTGGCAATTAATGCCTATAAAGAATTCGCAAAACTCCACACAGTAGGTCATATGGGTCATATACGAGAGTACTCGAGACGAGAGATTAAAGAATTTCTGGGAAATACTGGCTTCCAGGTAATAGACGTAAGACACCGGGTTTATAATAAAAGCAGTAAGGGTATCTTCGTAGATTTTTTGTACTATTTGGCTCCTTTCTGTCGTCCCTACCTGGTTGTGATCTGTAGGAAGAAAATTTGATGTCCCTAACAAGCACGGATTGGCAGAAGGTCAAAAAGGATTTACTCCTGGCTGCCTCTTCACATTTTTTTTACAAGGTCGCTGGCTATCTAATACTTAGCATACTGACACGTTATCTGGGTAAAGAAGAGATGGGAGAGTTCTTCTTCGCCGCTGCTTTAGCTAACTTTTTCGGCCTGTTTGCGAACTTGGGCACGGATAACTATATCATACGAGAGGTTGCCGCTAACCCGGAAAAAGCATCCCAATACTTTTCCGAAGTGATATCACTTCGTCTTCTTCTTTTTAGTCTATATTTTATCATCTTGAACGGGTTTGCATTCATATTTAAGCCCGCCCTCGTGCTGGTTATCTTTCTGACCTCGGTTTATGATTCTTTAGACGGGCTCTATCAAAGCTTTGGGGCACTATTCCTCGGACTCAAGAAAGTGATATATAACGTAATAGTTGGGGTCAGCACAAGACTGTTCTTGGTCGGGTTAATTATCACCATTGTCGCCTCCAAGGGTAGCCTGACCGAAATACTGGCTGGCTATATCTCCGCGAATGCCCTTTTAGTATTAATCGCCTTCATAATATTCCGACTAAAAGTCGGAAGGCTAAAATTTTCCTGGAGCGAAGACTCTGTTCGACGGGTCGTTCAAATATCATTTCCATTCTTTCTCATGAGTGCCCTTGGTCTTGTTCATTTTAAGGTGGACACACTCATGCTGGGGTTTTTGAAACCCTATTCGGTTGTGGCAACATACGAAGCCGCTTATAAATTACTGGAAGCATCCCGTTTCTTAATCCTGCCAATCGGGATGATTTTTTTCCCTATTTGCTCGGAAATGGCCGCCGGTCAAAACTGGCACTCTATACGTACTTTATTCAGGAAAATGCTCTTGGTCACTGGAATTATAGGCGGGGGTATTACTTTGGCTGTAGTTATGGGAGCGGGTTTTATCATGCCGGCAGTATTTGGGGCCAAATATTTGGACTCTATTTCCGTTCTTAAAATACTTTATTTGAGTGTCCCAGTGCTTTATATGGGAATGATCGGATCACTCGTTGGCAAGTCTATTTTCCTCGAGAAAAAAATCGTAAAGATCATGGTCGTATGTGTAATCATAAACATAATCCTAAACGGCATAACTATTCCGTTTTGGGGTGCTCCAGGAGCGGCTTGGACGACATTTGTCTCGGAGACTATTCTGGCAGTGTGGTTGATAAAACTCAAT is a genomic window containing:
- a CDS encoding class I SAM-dependent methyltransferase, which encodes MAVLPKDKFRTGIYDSVLEELEKEVLKDRRYTSYFSGHKARYRSDLQVIDSYYAGGEILEIGSLPCHLTYCLKQLGYPVIGLDLYPERGASFIENHGLEVLKCDIENERIPLDDGRFELILFNEVFEHLRIDPISALLEVRRVLKPGGTLILTTPNLYSLENVVSFSLGKGLAINAYKEFAKLHTVGHMGHIREYSRREIKEFLGNTGFQVIDVRHRVYNKSSKGIFVDFLYYLAPFCRPYLVVICRKKI
- a CDS encoding glycosyltransferase family 39 protein; amino-acid sequence: MKNLKLESIRSEFVILIILFVGISLRIYDLGSESIWLDEAVSIKWANLSPFQILVATSKDVHTPLYYIILHFWISLFGDSEFSTRFLSLIFGLLSIFMVYRVGSLISDRETGLLSSLILALSAFHIYYSQEIKMYSLLSLLILLSMYFFIKILKGKNLIVSIGYVVSSTFLVYVHSFGIFIIIAQNVFIFTLFLSSKREGFELNLRRWVLLQVVLIALFTPWIMILIKQILRAQSGSKIGWIPEPSIHSIIKSFKLYSGSNLLLCLFLILSFFSLATHEKSLGRTNWKKSLNSTAGNKGYVRLSNFYRNYLLLVWLLTPIVLPFVISKVSAPIYWYRYTIVASLAFYLLVAKGIRSIGSGYLKLAIIGLVILGSLAGIQGYNLTTNKERWREVVAYVETNAEHGDLLLFNAGYSQVPFDYYSRRTDLIKRPFPEDTITVDKENIKELANTIEGHNRVWVIQSHSGDSEGLINKTLGKSYNLSYYQEYVSIPYASDKKYTSIGVNLFQKK
- a CDS encoding flippase; translated protein: MSLTSTDWQKVKKDLLLAASSHFFYKVAGYLILSILTRYLGKEEMGEFFFAAALANFFGLFANLGTDNYIIREVAANPEKASQYFSEVISLRLLLFSLYFIILNGFAFIFKPALVLVIFLTSVYDSLDGLYQSFGALFLGLKKVIYNVIVGVSTRLFLVGLIITIVASKGSLTEILAGYISANALLVLIAFIIFRLKVGRLKFSWSEDSVRRVVQISFPFFLMSALGLVHFKVDTLMLGFLKPYSVVATYEAAYKLLEASRFLILPIGMIFFPICSEMAAGQNWHSIRTLFRKMLLVTGIIGGGITLAVVMGAGFIMPAVFGAKYLDSISVLKILYLSVPVLYMGMIGSLVGKSIFLEKKIVKIMVVCVIINIILNGITIPFWGAPGAAWTTFVSETILAVWLIKLNFQELRVLCSREPVGLLREELDHVL